Proteins encoded within one genomic window of Lynx canadensis isolate LIC74 chromosome B4, mLynCan4.pri.v2, whole genome shotgun sequence:
- the LOC115519443 gene encoding olfactory receptor 9K2-like — MGDKGGDNHSEVTDFILVGIRVRPELHSLLFLLFLVVYGMVLLGNLSMIGIIVTDPRLNTPMYFFLGNLSIIDLSYSTVIVPKAMVNILSQKKTISFAGCVTQLFLYALFMVTEAFVLAAMAYDRFIAICNPLLYTVRMSRSLCIQLVAGSYLCGWVSSILQISVTFSMSFCASRVIDHFYCDSNPIEKISCSNIFMNKMVSFSLAVLIILPTIVVIVVSYMYIVSAVLKIRSSEGRKKAFSTCSSHLGVVSLLYGTVSFVYLTPPNNPELRKVASVCYILFTPMLNPLIYSLRNKDVKDAMKKVIWKQKVLL, encoded by the coding sequence ATGGGTGACAAGGGAGGAGACAACCACTCAGAAGTGACTGACTTCATTCTTGTAGGCATCAGGGTCCGTCCAGAGCTCCACAGTCTCCTCTTCCTACTATTCCTGGTTGTTTATGGGATGGTCCTTCTGGGGAACCTTAGTATGATTGGCATCATTGTGACCGATCCCCGGCTGAACACACCAATGTATTTCTTCCTAGGCAATCTCTCCATCATTGACCTCTCCTACTCCACTGTTATTGTACCCAAAGCCATGGTCAACATCCTATCTCAGAAAAAGACCATATCCTTTGCAGGCTGTGTGACTCAGCTATTTCTTTATGCACTTTTCATGGTCACCGAGGCCTTTGTCCTGGCagccatggcctatgaccgcttcATCGCCATCTGCAATCCACTCCTCTACACTGTCCGCATGTCAAGAAGCCTCTGTATCCAGTTGGTGGCTGGTTCCTATCTCTGTGGCTGGGTCAGTTCCATCCTTCAAATCAGTGTAACATTCTCAATGTCTTTCTGTGCTTCCCGAGTCATTGATCACTTCTACTGTGATTCAAACCCCATCGAGAAGATCTCCTGTTCCAATATCTTTATGAATAAGATGGTGTCATTCAGTCTGGCTGTCCTCATTATTTTGCCTACAATAGTTGTTATTGTGGTATCTTACATGTATATTGTGTCTGCAGTTTTAAAAATCCGCTCCagtgaagggaggaagaaagcctTCTCCACTTGCAGCTCACACCTGGGAGTTGTAAGTTTGCTCTATGGAACTGTTTCCTTTGTCTATCTCACACCTCCAAATAACCCTGAACTTCGTAAAGTGGCTTCAGTATGTTACATTTTGTTCACACCTATGCTGAACCCTTTAATCTATTCTCTGAGAAATAAAGATGTTAAAGATGCCATGAAAAAAGTCATATGGAAGCAAAAAGTtttactttag